The DNA region TGACGGTAATGTTCCCTATTGACTAAATACACCGAAAAAATTCTGGGTAATGTCTGAATTGGGATGTTACCCAGAAGAAATTCCATATAATAAGTTGTTAGCTAGCTCCGCCGCCAGACCTTGCACTCGTTCTTCAGCGGGATTGGTCAGCCCGAAACCGCTCAGAAGCTTGTCAGTCGAGGCCGTGGTTTGCGGGTTAGCTGTGATTGCGAAAGCACCCAGACAATGGTTAGTGAGAGCCATAGCGAGGGGCGATCGGTGATCCCGAAACCGGCCAGGAGATTGTGAGTGAGGCGTGGTTGAAGGTCGATCAGTGCGTCGCTGAGCTAACAACGCTGTTGCAACGGATTGGTGAGCGATCGTGGCTGCGTTTGATAGCTTTTGCAACCGCTGAACAGCAACGTTAGCTAGCTCCGCCGCCAGACCTTGCACTCGTTCTTCAGCGGGATTGGTCAGCCCGAAACCGCTCAGAAGCTTGTCAGGCAAGGCCGTCATTTGAGTCCTGTTGGTGGTTGCGAAAGCGCCCAGCAGGGTGTCGGTGAGGGCCGTAGCGAGGGGCGATCGGTGATCCCGAAACCGCCCAGGAGATTGTGAGTGAGGCGTGGTTAGGGGGCGATCAGTGCGTCGCTGAGCTAACAACGCTGTTGCAACGGATTGGTGAGTTCTGGCTGTAGGGGAGCAAGGTTGATCTGCAACCGCTGAACAGCAACGTTAGCTAGCTCCGCCGCCAGACCTTGCACTCGTTCTTCAGCGGGATTGGTCAGCCCGAAACCGCTCAGAAGCTTGTCAGTCGAGGCCGTGGTTTGCGGGTTAGCTGTGATTGCGAAAGCACCCAGACAATGGTTAGTGAGAGCCATAGCGAGGGGCGATCGGTGATCCCGAAACCGGCCAGGAGATTGTGAGTGAGGCGTGGTTGAAGGTCGATCAGTGCGTCGCTGAGCTAACAACGCTGTTGCAACGGATTGGTGAGCGATCGTGGCTGCGTTTGATAGCTTTTGCAACCGCTGAACAGCAACGTTAGCTAGCTCCGCATCCAGACCTTACACTCGTTCTTCAGCGGGATTGGTCAGCCCGAAACCGCCCAGAAGCTTGTCAGTTGAGGCCGTCATTTGAGTCCTGTTGGTGGTTGCGAAAGCGCCCAGCAGGGTGTCGGTAAGGGCCATAACGAGGGGCGATCGGTGATCCCGCAACCGGCCAGGAGATTGTGAGTGAGGCGTGGTTGAAGGTCGATCAGTGCGTCGCTGAGCTAACAACGCTGTTGCAACGGATTGGTGAGTTCTGGCTGTAGGGGGGCAAGATTGATCCACAACCGCTGAACAGCACCGTTAGCTAGCTCCGCCGCCAGACCTTGCACTCGTTCTTCAGCGGGATTGGTCAGCCCGAAACCGCTCAGAAGCTTGTCAGGCAAGGCCGTCATTTGAGTCCTGTTGGTGGTTGCGAAAGCGCCCAGCAGGGTGTCGGTGAGGGCCGTAGCGAGGGGCGATCGGTGATCCCGAAACCGCCCAGGAGATTGTGAGTGAGGCGTGGTTAGGGGGCGATCAGTGCGTCGCTGAGCTAACAACGCTGTTGCAACGGATTGGTGAGTTCTGGCTGTAGGGGAGCAAGGTTGATCTGCAACCGCTGAACAGCAACGTTAGACCGCTTGTATGTGACATCAGGAATCAAATGAAGGAGGGGGAAATGCCAGTCGATATCGCCACAATCGGAACTTTGGTGACCATAACAAAGGGGTTGGTCGAGATTATTAAGGGCATCGGCTCGTTCTTCGGAGGTGCGTCAGACAAGATCAAGTTGAGCCGCGAGTTCCGGACGCTCTATAATCGCATCGATATGTTAGCCCTTCAGCTTGAGCAGTGTGAGCGTCTGACGAGAAATGTTCCGGCTTGGCTTGAGTTGGCAAATCGAATGCCGTTGTGGGGCGACCCCGAACAACTAGAAGTAAATCAGGCTCAGAGTATCGACCGAGACCTTCGCAGTCTGATCCACGAATCAGTTCGTGATCATTTCAGCGGGACTTTTTTTCAGACTGATTTCAATCGCCTGCCTGATGTTCCCGTTCAAGTTGAAATCTTCCGCGCGCAACTCCGAACCCTTGACCAAACCGTGTCTGCTATTCAACCAGGGAACATTCAAGCATTGAAGGCAATGTGGTCACAGATCACTACCCAATTCAACGATTCGCGCAACACCGCTTGGGATATTCAACGAAAGGCAGAGGATCTTCAGGGTGCCCTGATTCGGGAGTTGCATGATGCGGCAGCTAGCGGTTTGAAGGAGTTGAATGCGGTCTAAGATAGCTTCCGAGATGGACGAGCAGCGGTGTGGACTAAAATAAGAAGAGGTTGCTGTCCATTTCCTGCATGAGCGAAACAGTTTATATTGAAACGAGTATTTTAGGCTATCTCACTGCTCGACCCAGCAGAGATATTGTAGTGGCTGCAAATATTGAGATCACAAGGGAGTGGTGGGAAACACGCCGCAATGCTTTCCAACTCTATGCATCCCAGGCAGTCATAAAAGAAACTTCTCAAGGAGATGCTGAAATTGCCTCTCAACGCCTCGAAATCATTCGCGATCTTGCGTTGCTTGACTTGAACCAATCTGTGCTTGATTTGGCAGAGCAATTTCTGGAACGTAGCAGCCTCCCTGCAAAAGCCGATGTTGATGCTGTTCATATTGCAGCCGCAACAGTTCATGGTATGGATTATTTGCTCACATGGAATTGCAAGCATATCGCCAATGCCCAAATTCAGAGAAAACTGGCAGAGATCAGCCTGGATTTTGGATACGAA from Leptodesmis sichuanensis A121 includes:
- a CDS encoding type II toxin-antitoxin system VapC family toxin, producing MSETVYIETSILGYLTARPSRDIVVAANIEITREWWETRRNAFQLYASQAVIKETSQGDAEIASQRLEIIRDLALLDLNQSVLDLAEQFLERSSLPAKADVDAVHIAAATVHGMDYLLTWNCKHIANAQIQRKLAEISLDFGYELPILCTPYELLGD